The following are encoded together in the Cryptococcus neoformans var. neoformans JEC21 chromosome 9 sequence genome:
- a CDS encoding ribosome biogenesis protein, putative — protein MPKRGSKSTKLQKGLVNKQAALPEEQLKERKNISDALRQAVIDLGGDEEDLDLIDGVDDDDEAPTQKKAEKSTDDKTLKKELGDFMKGLDFGSVEVAAVESSEEVDEESDEEDEDSGGSGEEEGASEEDEEGEEEAEKDDDDEEESEGEVILKAGVPAKENAPSNPTKETSKTDSTASKDVDKSSGTNVPASTSWPSLVPPLPPVASLPKLHPHDLNNLRQKASNLLANLPPLSRASSSSDQAFISQILQSGTHQDKLSALVLIVRESPVHAIKELDKLRGMAGWKEDGVGGGGNKDQRVAVMKALADWWVGGGGKEQGKLKYFTDQPLLAHPQLTDRHLLMYAFEDYLKKWFFNMLQVLEVLSHDTLPFIRTQALHIIFRLLAGNAEQEQNLLRLGVNKLGDIDRPVASKASHHILTLLQAHPAMKAVVAREVSALVLRPSGAVGSAAPSTHIKFDNDKGKKAAHAGKAEAVGHGRYYGLITLNQMTLTRKDQDVAGRLVDLYFEVFREILGDPNGLEEEEGQAENNEEVGEDKVQKVAGKVEKWRGRRKGAKPKGGRKSALEEEELIETTKAKLVAAILTGINRALPFAKLDETMFSSYMDTLFKITHAGTFNTSIQALLLIFKVSTTESDFRQTVSDRFYRALYDSLFDNRLVTSSKQAMYLNLLFRAMKADDSIQRTMAFVKRLLQMLGMHQPPFICGALYLLGELFSTTPGLKRMLIEPEDDGEEHFVDADADEQENGGSAEKPARTVIGKDYDGKKRDPRYSNADSSCLWELTPFLNHFHPSVSLQANQLLHSQNLTGSPDISLNTLISFLDRFVYRNPKKTIQPKGASIMQPAAASDKSGMVVKGEGEAGVMVNSEAFWRKKIEDVPVEMMFFHQYFAEKLKRKEKRGKDKEKSTKGSDFGESESEGEEEEDEEMEDSNEDNSGSENEDEDADPDVAEDDEDSDPEEAEIWKAMKATMPRANDDMGLSEDEDDDISISGSSDDHEESDEDEEEEDEAEGASGGDEEDEESDQEPAPAATKSKKRAARSPSPASSASSFPDFADEDEDVISLSDVDMPDIVLDGKASDVEDEAEIGDKRKKRGEERKERRKKRRELPTFGSYEDYKALIEQAGSEED, from the exons ATGCCAAAGAGGGGCAGTAAATCTACGAAGCTCCAGAAGGGCCTTGTCAACAAACAAGCTGCGCTTCCAGAAGAGCAACtaaaggagagaaagaataTCAGCGATGCCTTGAGACAAGCGGTCATTGATCtcggaggagatgaggaggatttGGACTTGATCGACGGCGtagatgacgatgatgaggctCCTACCCAAAAAAAGGCTGAAAAGTCTACCGATGAC AAgacgttgaagaaggagttggGTGACTTTATGAAGGGTTTGGACTTTGGCAGTGTAGAGGTCGCCGCGGTGGAGTCTAGCGAAGAGGTCGACGAAGAaagtgatgaggaggacgaggattCTGGAGGGTctggcgaggaggagggagcaagtgaagaagacgaggaaggcgaagaagaagctgagaaggatgacgatgacgaggaagaatcaGAAGGGGAAGTTATCCTCAAGGCGGGAGTGCCGGCAAAGGAAAATGCTCCTTCAAACCCCACCAAGGAAACTTCCAAAACTGATTCTACTGCTTCCAAGGACGTTGACAAATCCAGTGGCACG AACGTGCCTGCCTCTACTTCATGGCCCTCCCTCgttccccctcttcctccagttGCTTCTCTCCCCAAGCTTCACCCGCACGATCTTAACAATCTTCGTCAAAAAGCTTCCAACCTCCTTGccaaccttcctccactttctcgggcatcctcctcctccgatCAGGCATTTATCTCTCAAATTCTTCAGTCTGGTACTCATCAAGATAAGCTCTCCGCCCTCGTTTTGATTGTCCGAGAAAGTCCAGTCCATGCAATCAAGGAGCTTGATAAGCTTAGGGGGATGGCgggttggaaggaagatggggtTGGAGGCGGCGGTAATAAGGACCAGCGTGTGGCTGTGATGAAGGCTTTGGCGGACTGGTGggttggtggtggtggtaaaGAACAGGGAAAGCTCAA GTACTTTACCGATCAGCCTCTTCTGGCCCATCCTCAATTGACTGACCGACACCTCCTCATGTACGCTTTCGAGGACTACCTCAAGAAATGGTTCTTCAATATGTTGCAAGTGTTGGAAGTCCTCTCCCATGACACTCTTCCTTTCATCCGAACTCAGGCTTTGcacatcatcttcagatTATTGGCTGGTAACGCTGAGCAGGAGCAAAACTTGTTGCGTTTGGGTGTCAACAAGCTC GGTGACATCGACCGCCCTGTGGCTTCCAAGGCTTCTCACCACATTCttactcttctccaagccCACCCTGCCATGAAGGCCGTTGTTGCCCGAGAAGTATCTGCCCTCGTCCTTAGACCTTCTGGCGCCGTCGGTTCCGCCGCTCCTTCTACTCACATCAAGTTCGACAACGATAAAGGCAAGAAGGCCGCTCACGCTGGTAAGGCCGAGGCAGTTGGCCACGGCCGATACTATGGATTAATCACCCTCAACCAAATGACTTTGACCAGGAAGGACCAGGATGTCGCTGGAAGACTTGTCGATCTTTACTTCGAGGTTTTCCGAGAAATCCTTGGTGACCCAAATGGactcgaagaagaggagggacaAGCCGAGAACAACGAGGAAGTGGGTGAGGATAAAGTACAGAAGGTGGCGGGCAAGGTTGAGAAATGGCGTGGACGACGTAAAGGCGCTAAGCCCAAAGGAGGCCGGAAGTCAGCTttagaagaggaggaactCATTGAAACCACCAAGGCTAAGCTTGTCGCTGCTATCCTCACCGGTATCAACCGTGCCCTTCCTTTCGCCAAACTTGATGAGACTATGTTTAGCTCTTACATGGACACGTTATTCAAGATTACACACGCTGGTACCTTCAACACCTCCATTCAAGCACTTCtgctcatcttcaaggtTTCGACAACCGAAAGTGATTTCCGGCAGACCGTCTCCGATCGATTCTACCGAGCTTTGTATGATTCTCTATTTGATAACAGGCTGGTGACCTCTTCAAAGCAGGCCATGTACTTGAATTTACTTTTCAGGGCCATGAAGGCAGACGACAGTATCCAAAGGACTATGGCATTTGTGAAGAGGTTACTCCAAATGCTGGGGATGCACCAACCTCCATTCATCTGCGGCGCTTTGTATCTTTTGGGCGAG TTGTTCAGTACTACTCCTGGACTCAAGAGGATGCTCATTGAACCTGAGGAcgatggagaagaacacTTTGTGGACGCCGACGCTGATGAGCAGGAAAATGGTGGATCAGCTGAAAAGCCTGCTAGAACGGTGATTGGCAAGGACTATGATGGCAAGAAGCGTGACCCCAGATATTCCAACGCCGACAGCAGTTGTCTTTGGGAACTT ACGCCCTTCTTAAACCATTTCCATCCCTCTGTCTCCCTCCAGGCCAACCAACTCCTCCACTCCCAGAATCTTACAGGATCTCCTGACATCTCCCTCAATAccctcatttccttccttgatCGCTTTGTTTATCGTAACCCCAAGAAGACCATCCAGCCCAAGGGTGCCTCCATCATGCAGCCGGCTGCCGCTTCCGATAAGTCTGGGATGGTTGTTAAAGGCGAAGGCGAAGCCGGTGTGATGGTCAACAGTGAGGCGTTctggcggaagaagattgaggatgTACCTGTCGAAATGATGTTCTTCCACCAATACTTTGCTGagaagttgaagaggaaggaaaaaaggggtaaggataaggagaagagCACCAAGGGGTCTGACTTTGGGGAAAGCGAGAgtgaaggtgaagaggaagaagatgaggagatggaggacaGTAATGAAGATAACAGTGGAAGcgagaatgaagatgaggatgccgATCCCGATGTCgctgaggatgatgaggactcCGATCCCGAAGAAGCCGAGATTTGGAAG GCTATGAAAGCAACCATGCCCCGTGCGAACGATGACATGGGTCTTAgtgaggacgaagatgatgacatTAGTATCAGCGGCTCCAGTGACGATCACGAGGAGagcgatgaggatgaggaagaggaagacgaggcaGAAGGTGCCAGCGGCGgagacgaggaggacgaggagtCCGACCAAGAAcctgctcctgctgctaccaagagcaagaagcgTGCTGCTCGCTCCCCATCACCAGCCTCCTCagcatcctccttccctgACTTCgccgacgaagatgaagacgttATCTCTCTTTCTGACGTTGATATGCCCGATATCGTCCTTGATGGCAAAGCCTCAGATGTCGAAGATGAAGCCGAAATTGGAgacaagaggaagaaaaggggcgaagaaaggaaagagaggaggaagaagagacgagaGCTGCCTACATTTGGTAGCTACGA
- a CDS encoding expressed protein, whose protein sequence is MPKLKAALASQQHSVAKLAARKRAQAAEDAKRASIKASVDGVKKGKKRAKAAASKMANEAKSEGLEQITKSKAKKKPPTIPFDKQDTILLLGEANFSFSLSLLREPHNLPAHQILATVYDSERTTLEKYPDAAENIRLLKEEGVRVEFGVDAGALEKCKAVGKGRRWSRVIFNFPHVGAGITDQDRNILTNQHMLLKFFRSVEPLLTEGPTHIPIPQSSSSKSNSKDKQKRKQKKPSSDDEAAPEPEDEEEDFFFNDDPTFTNPKIVVPKEFTPPKRAGTVLITILSCPPYTLWCLPQLAARPPPICPGTNLPQPRYTLLRSFEFRPEIYEGYAHRRTIGWKEGLSKSENEEILGRKGMPRTYEFVRTTNTKGD, encoded by the exons ATGCCCAAATTGAAAGCGGCACTCGCCTCTCAACAACATTCTGTCGCCAAACTCGCCGCTAGAAAACGGGCTCAGGCAGCCGAAGACGCAAAGCGCGCAAGTATTAAGGCTAGTGTTGACGGTGtgaaaaaaggcaaaaagcGAGCCAAGGCGGCTGCATCAAAGATGGCCAATGAGGCAAAATCAGAAGGACTTGAGCAAATTACGAAGAGTAAAGCCAAGAAAAAGCCCCCAACGATCCCATTCGACAAGCAGGAtaccatcctccttctgggCGAGGCAaacttctccttttctctttctctgcttCGTGAACCACATAACCTTCCAGCGCATCAAATTCTCGCCACGGTCTATGACAGCGAAAGGACCACATTGGAAAAATACCCCGACGCAGCGGAAAACATCCGACtattgaaagaagagggggtGAGAGTTGAGTTTGGAGTTGACGCCGGTGCTTTGGAGAAGTGCAAGGCGGTCGGGAAAGGTAGAAGATGGAGCAGAGTGATATTCAACTTCCCCCATGTTG GCGCTGGTATAACTGACCAAGACCGGAATATTCTTACCAACCAACATATGCTGCTCAAGTTTTTCCGCTCTGTCGAACCCCTTCTTACCGAAGGTCCGACTCACATACCTATACCACAAagctcatcctcaaagagCAATAGCAAAGATAAgcaaaagagaaagcaaaagaaaCCATCGTCCGATGATGAGGCCGCTCCTGAAcctgaagatgaagaggaggacttctttttcaacgATGATCCCACCTTTACCAACCCCAAGATCGTTGTCCCTAAAGAGTTCACACCTCCCAAACGAGCCGGTACGGTACTTatcaccatcctctcctgCCCTCCATACACTCTCTGGTGTCTCCCACAACTTGCGGCGCGACCACCTCCCATATGCCCTGGAAccaatcttcctcaacctcgGTACACGCTGTTGAGGTCCTTTGAGTTTAGACCTGAAATCTACGAGGGATATGCGCATAGGCGAACTATCGGGTGGAAGGAGGGCTTGAGTAAGAGTGAGAATGAGGAAATTCTAGGGAGGAAGGGCATGCCTAGAACGTATGAATTTGTTAGGACTACCAACACAAAGGGTGACTAG